From one Desmodus rotundus isolate HL8 chromosome X, HLdesRot8A.1, whole genome shotgun sequence genomic stretch:
- the TSC22D3 gene encoding TSC22 domain family protein 3 isoform X4, whose translation MDLVKNHLMYAVREEVEVLKEQIRELVEKNSQLERENTLLKTLASPEQLEKFQSRLSPEEPAPETPQSPEDPDGSAV comes from the exons ATG GATCTGGTGAAGAATCATCTGATGTATGCTGTGAGAGAAGAGGTGGAGGTCCTAAAGGAGCAGATTCGAGAGCTGGTAGAGAAGAACTCCCAGCTCGAGCGTGAGAATACCCTCTTGAAGACCCTGGCCAGCCCAGAGCAGCTGGAGAAGTTCCAGTCCCGTCTGAGCCCTGAAGAGCCAGCTCCTGAAACCCCACAATCACCCGAGGACCCTGATGGTTCTGCAGTGTAA
- the TSC22D3 gene encoding TSC22 domain family protein 3 isoform X3, with protein MNTKMYQTPMEVAVYQLHNFNISFFSSLLGGDVVSVKLDNSASGASVVAIDNKIEQAMDLVKNHLMYAVREEVEVLKEQIRELVEKNSQLERENTLLKTLASPEQLEKFQSRLSPEEPAPETPQSPEDPDGSAV; from the exons ATGAACACCAAAATGTATCAGACCCCCATGGAGGTGGCGGTCTATCAGCTGCACAATTTCAAcatctccttcttctcttccttgctTGGAGGGGATGTGGTTTCCGTTAAGCTGGACAACAG TGCCTCCGGAGCCAGTGTGGTGGCCATAGACAACAAGATTGAGCAGGCCATG GATCTGGTGAAGAATCATCTGATGTATGCTGTGAGAGAAGAGGTGGAGGTCCTAAAGGAGCAGATTCGAGAGCTGGTAGAGAAGAACTCCCAGCTCGAGCGTGAGAATACCCTCTTGAAGACCCTGGCCAGCCCAGAGCAGCTGGAGAAGTTCCAGTCCCGTCTGAGCCCTGAAGAGCCAGCTCCTGAAACCCCACAATCACCCGAGGACCCTGATGGTTCTGCAGTGTAA